From Rhodovastum atsumiense, a single genomic window includes:
- a CDS encoding ABC transporter permease, with protein MLLLLPALLIFAAFFIWPMLCLVAASGEGVAGYWQALTDARHLASLGATVLLSAVVTVVTLAIGGICGFFLARNRFPFRSLLVSLLTLPLAFPGVVVGFMVIMLAGRQGLIGQLSTALGGGRVVFAYSMAGLFLGYVYFSIPRVVLTVMAAAEVLDAQLEEAARSLGAAPAQVVRDVVLPGLRPALISAGAITFATAMGAFGTAFALATRIDVLPMVIYTEFTLNSDLAAAAALSLLLGLVTWGVLALARSAGGPSVAAGG; from the coding sequence TTGCTTCTGCTGCTTCCTGCCCTGCTGATCTTCGCAGCGTTCTTCATCTGGCCGATGCTCTGCCTGGTCGCTGCCAGCGGAGAAGGCGTGGCCGGCTACTGGCAGGCGCTGACGGATGCGCGGCACCTGGCAAGTCTCGGCGCGACGGTGCTGCTCTCCGCCGTCGTGACCGTGGTGACGCTGGCCATCGGCGGGATCTGCGGATTTTTCCTGGCGCGCAACCGCTTCCCGTTCCGGTCGCTGCTGGTGTCCCTGCTGACGCTGCCGCTGGCGTTTCCCGGCGTGGTGGTCGGCTTCATGGTGATCATGCTGGCCGGGCGGCAAGGCCTGATCGGCCAGCTCAGCACGGCGCTCGGCGGCGGGAGGGTGGTGTTCGCCTATTCGATGGCCGGGCTGTTCCTCGGCTATGTGTATTTCTCCATCCCGCGCGTGGTGCTGACGGTGATGGCGGCGGCCGAGGTGCTGGATGCGCAGCTGGAAGAAGCCGCGCGCAGCCTGGGCGCCGCGCCGGCGCAGGTGGTCCGTGACGTGGTGCTGCCGGGATTGCGCCCGGCGCTGATCTCCGCCGGCGCGATCACCTTCGCCACCGCCATGGGGGCCTTCGGCACCGCCTTCGCGCTGGCCACCCGCATCGATGTGCTGCCCATGGTGATCTATACTGAATTCACGCTGAACAGCGATCTCGCCGCCGCGGCGGCACTGAGCCTGTTGCTGGGGCTGGTGACCTGGGGGGTGCTGGCGCTCGCGCGCAGTGCCGGCGGCCCAAGCGTGGCGGCCGGCGGATGA
- a CDS encoding ABC transporter substrate-binding protein, with product MLRRTLLALAATAALASGPAYAEETAICYNCPPEWADWAGQLKAFKQATGITVPFDNKNSGQAVAAALAERARPVADVLYLGGQVGIQAKEAGLTQPFKPVGFDAIPAGLKDPDGSWFAIHSGTLGFFVNTAALGGKPAPQSWADLLKPDYRGMVGYLDPSSAAVGFVGATAVNLALGGSYADYTPAIEYFRKLAKNDPIVPKQTSYARVLSGEIPILLDYDFNAYRAKYTDKAPVAFIIPREGSVTFPYVMALVANAPHAANGKKLLDFVLSDKGQALWAAAYLRPVRASALSPELAARFLPASDYARARPLDLAALTAAQKGFSERYLREVR from the coding sequence ATGCTGAGACGAACCCTGCTGGCGCTCGCCGCCACGGCCGCGCTGGCCAGCGGCCCGGCCTACGCCGAGGAAACCGCGATCTGCTACAACTGCCCACCGGAATGGGCGGACTGGGCCGGGCAACTGAAGGCTTTCAAGCAGGCCACCGGCATCACCGTGCCCTTCGACAACAAGAACAGCGGCCAGGCGGTCGCGGCGGCGCTGGCCGAGCGCGCCAGGCCGGTCGCCGACGTGCTGTATCTCGGCGGGCAGGTCGGCATCCAGGCCAAGGAAGCCGGGCTCACCCAGCCCTTCAAGCCGGTTGGCTTCGACGCCATCCCGGCCGGGCTCAAGGATCCGGACGGGTCCTGGTTCGCCATCCACAGCGGCACGCTCGGCTTCTTCGTCAACACGGCGGCGCTGGGCGGCAAGCCGGCCCCGCAATCCTGGGCCGACCTGCTGAAGCCGGATTACCGGGGCATGGTCGGATACCTCGACCCCTCATCCGCCGCCGTCGGCTTCGTCGGCGCCACCGCGGTGAATCTCGCGCTGGGCGGCAGCTATGCCGACTACACGCCGGCCATCGAATACTTCAGGAAGCTGGCGAAGAACGATCCGATCGTGCCGAAGCAGACGTCCTACGCGCGGGTGCTGTCGGGCGAGATCCCCATCCTGCTCGACTACGACTTCAACGCCTACCGCGCCAAATACACCGACAAGGCGCCGGTGGCCTTCATCATCCCGCGCGAAGGCAGCGTCACCTTTCCCTACGTGATGGCGCTGGTGGCGAACGCGCCGCACGCGGCCAACGGCAAGAAGCTGCTGGACTTCGTGCTGTCCGACAAGGGACAGGCGCTGTGGGCCGCGGCCTACCTGCGGCCGGTGCGGGCATCGGCGTTGTCGCCGGAACTGGCGGCCCGGTTCCTGCCGGCCAGCGACTATGCGCGGGCAAGGCCGCTGGATCTGGCGGCGTTGACGGCGGCGCAGAAGGGGTTCTCCGAACGCTACCTGCGCGAGGTGCGCTGA
- a CDS encoding LacI family DNA-binding transcriptional regulator, whose amino-acid sequence MDRPPPRPTLHDVAARAGVSIATVSRVLNGSSPTRPETEARVRAAIRGLGFRPNRTGRELRVGQSHTVGVLLPSLSNPIFADSVSGIQDAARAEGWSVLIASSRYDAGREHEAVEGLLSHRVGGLILTVAEADASPTLDALDAEGLRYVLLYNQPTRPDRAFVSIDNVAAGRDAARALVAQGHRRLGMVAGRFDASDRSRLRHAGFAAALAEAGLPPGQVLEIGFDDSAATDALRAALARPDRPTGLFCSTDLLALRSIAVLRDLGLRVPCDVSVIGLDGIAVGALTAPSLASIAQPAHEMGRRAFHHLLRCVGADAPAEHILLPHRLRPGSSLGAAPPSQE is encoded by the coding sequence ATGGATCGCCCGCCGCCCCGTCCCACCCTGCACGACGTCGCCGCCCGCGCCGGCGTCTCGATCGCGACGGTCTCGCGCGTGCTCAACGGCAGCAGCCCGACCCGCCCGGAAACCGAGGCGCGGGTGCGCGCGGCGATCCGTGGGCTCGGCTTCCGCCCCAACCGCACCGGACGGGAACTGCGGGTCGGCCAGAGCCACACCGTCGGCGTGCTGCTGCCCAGCCTCTCCAACCCGATCTTCGCCGACAGCGTCAGCGGCATCCAGGACGCCGCCCGCGCCGAAGGCTGGTCGGTGCTGATCGCCTCCAGCCGCTACGACGCCGGGCGCGAGCACGAGGCGGTGGAGGGCCTGCTCTCCCACCGCGTCGGCGGGCTGATCCTGACCGTGGCCGAGGCCGATGCCAGCCCCACCCTGGACGCGCTGGACGCCGAGGGGCTGCGCTACGTCCTGCTCTACAACCAGCCCACCCGGCCCGACCGCGCCTTCGTCAGCATCGACAACGTCGCCGCCGGCCGTGACGCCGCGCGGGCGCTGGTCGCACAGGGCCATCGCCGCCTTGGCATGGTGGCCGGACGCTTCGACGCCTCCGACCGGTCCCGGCTGCGCCATGCCGGCTTCGCCGCCGCGCTGGCCGAAGCCGGACTGCCCCCGGGGCAGGTGCTGGAAATCGGCTTCGACGACAGCGCGGCCACCGACGCGCTGCGTGCCGCGCTCGCCCGCCCCGACCGGCCCACCGGCCTGTTCTGTTCCACCGACCTGCTGGCGCTGCGCAGCATCGCCGTGCTGCGCGATCTCGGGCTGCGGGTCCCGTGCGACGTCTCGGTGATCGGCCTGGACGGCATCGCGGTCGGCGCGCTGACCGCGCCGAGCCTCGCCAGCATCGCCCAGCCCGCCCACGAGATGGGCCGGCGCGCCTTCCACCACCTGCTGCGCTGCGTCGGCGCCGACGCCCCGGCGGAGCACATCCTGCTGCCGCATCGCCTGCGGCCCGGGTCCTCGCTCGGTGCCGCGCCCCCTTCCCAGGAGTGA
- a CDS encoding DUF3325 family protein, which yields MVMLALALAHAGFIGLALAMDRHAARIPLIPPMPGSARWPLRLTGLALLLASGWLSLLGWGTGPGSAGWFGLLTLAGLLLALGLALWPRQVAVIALLLLTLGLMLVDD from the coding sequence ATGGTGATGCTGGCCCTGGCCTTGGCCCATGCCGGCTTCATCGGGCTGGCGCTGGCGATGGACCGTCATGCCGCCCGGATCCCGCTCATTCCGCCCATGCCGGGATCGGCGCGGTGGCCGTTGCGGCTGACGGGGCTGGCGCTGCTGTTGGCATCGGGCTGGCTCAGCCTGCTGGGCTGGGGAACCGGCCCCGGCAGCGCCGGCTGGTTCGGCCTGTTGACCCTGGCCGGGCTGCTGCTGGCGCTCGGACTGGCGCTGTGGCCGCGGCAGGTCGCGGTCATCGCCCTGCTGCTGCTCACGCTCGGCCTGATGCTGGTGGACGATTGA
- a CDS encoding PepSY-associated TM helix domain-containing protein, which translates to MRNGFRQSMAWLHSWGGLFAGWILFAVFLTGTVSYYRQEISAWMRPELHQGVPRAEAAERAVEYLQRVAPQARTWLIELPDARTRALRAGWSLRDGPGGFTLVTLDAAGDTVPVRETPGGDLFYYFHFDLLVVPFRLGRWLVSLCALFMLVAIISGVIVHRRIFADFFTLRASKAGPRAWLDGHNLSGVLALPYHLMITYTGLVTFALMLMPWGADLAYGGNRAAFQAEMFGQMLPGPKTGQDATLAALPPLLEQAGRHWGGGLPGRITVFNPNDAASRVLVARGDTDRIATTRQAMLFDGHTGALLAARDAEGAVERVWGTMYGLHLGRFASPSLRALFFLSGLAGTAMVATGLVLWTAKRRGRAPDRLARVAEVLNIASIAGLPVAMLALLWANRLLPVGLPQRALWEFRSFFGAWVLCLLLAALLPRRLGWRSLFAAAGLLAAGLPVLNALTTDAHLAVTLRQGDWALAGIDLTVLACAPAFAALAWAAGRRRPAPAVAARAG; encoded by the coding sequence ATGAGGAACGGCTTCCGCCAGAGCATGGCCTGGCTGCATTCCTGGGGCGGCCTGTTCGCCGGCTGGATCCTGTTCGCCGTCTTCCTCACCGGCACCGTCAGCTATTACCGGCAGGAGATCTCCGCCTGGATGCGGCCGGAACTGCACCAGGGCGTGCCGCGCGCGGAGGCGGCGGAGCGGGCGGTCGAGTACCTGCAGCGCGTGGCCCCGCAGGCGCGCACATGGCTGATCGAACTGCCGGACGCCCGCACCCGGGCGCTGCGCGCGGGCTGGAGCCTGCGCGACGGCCCCGGCGGCTTCACCCTGGTCACGCTGGATGCCGCCGGGGACACGGTGCCGGTGCGCGAAACCCCGGGCGGCGACCTGTTCTACTACTTCCATTTCGACCTGCTGGTGGTGCCGTTCCGGCTGGGGCGCTGGCTGGTCAGCCTGTGCGCCCTGTTCATGCTGGTGGCGATCATCAGCGGCGTGATCGTGCATCGCCGCATCTTCGCCGATTTCTTCACCCTGCGCGCCAGCAAGGCCGGCCCGCGCGCCTGGCTGGACGGGCATAACCTCTCGGGCGTGCTGGCGCTGCCCTACCACCTGATGATCACCTATACCGGACTGGTCACCTTCGCGCTGATGCTGATGCCCTGGGGCGCCGATCTCGCCTATGGCGGCAACCGCGCCGCGTTCCAGGCCGAGATGTTCGGACAGATGCTTCCCGGCCCGAAGACCGGGCAGGATGCCACGTTGGCGGCGTTGCCGCCGCTGCTGGAACAGGCGGGCCGGCACTGGGGCGGCGGGCTGCCCGGCCGGATCACCGTGTTCAATCCCAACGACGCGGCCTCCCGCGTGCTGGTGGCGCGCGGCGACACCGACCGCATCGCCACCACGCGGCAGGCGATGCTGTTCGACGGCCATACCGGGGCGCTGCTCGCCGCCCGCGATGCCGAGGGCGCGGTGGAACGGGTCTGGGGCACGATGTACGGGCTGCATCTCGGCCGCTTCGCCTCGCCATCGTTGCGGGCGCTGTTCTTCCTCTCCGGGCTGGCCGGCACCGCCATGGTGGCGACCGGGCTGGTGCTGTGGACGGCCAAGCGCCGCGGCCGCGCGCCGGACCGGCTGGCGCGGGTGGCGGAGGTCCTGAACATCGCCAGCATCGCCGGGCTGCCGGTGGCCATGCTGGCGCTGCTCTGGGCCAACCGGCTGCTGCCGGTCGGGCTGCCGCAGCGGGCGCTCTGGGAATTCCGCAGCTTCTTCGGGGCCTGGGTGCTCTGCCTGCTGCTCGCCGCGCTGCTGCCGCGCCGCCTGGGCTGGCGCAGCCTGTTCGCCGCCGCCGGGCTGCTCGCCGCCGGGCTGCCGGTGCTGAACGCGCTGACCACCGACGCGCATCTCGCCGTGACGCTGCGGCAGGGCGACTGGGCGCTGGCCGGGATCGACCTGACGGTGCTCGCCTGTGCGCCGGCCTTCGCCGCGCTGGCCTGGGCCGCCGGACGCCGCAGGCCGGCTCCCGCCGTCGCCGCGAGGGCCGGCTGA
- a CDS encoding DUF3649 domain-containing protein — protein MTLPRRAEILSRCVAAILGGYALAATLAAACAAFLPLPRAEATLAGMLASFAVHAGAVIWVFAAASSWQGWAGLLGLTAPLLLLLLVLR, from the coding sequence ATGACACTGCCACGCCGGGCGGAGATCCTGTCGCGCTGCGTGGCGGCGATCCTCGGCGGCTATGCGCTGGCCGCCACCCTCGCCGCCGCCTGCGCCGCCTTCCTGCCGCTGCCACGGGCCGAGGCGACGCTGGCGGGCATGCTGGCGAGCTTCGCCGTGCATGCCGGCGCGGTGATCTGGGTGTTCGCCGCCGCGTCTTCCTGGCAGGGCTGGGCGGGGCTGCTCGGCCTGACCGCGCCGCTGCTGCTGTTGCTGCTGGTCCTGCGATGA
- a CDS encoding TonB-dependent siderophore receptor — protein sequence MRLAAQRRRLVSGLAGCAAALVAPPAFADPLVFDPVSVEGTRETGRGPVSGYQANVAATGTKTDTPLLETPQAISVITRDRMDAQNVRSVTDALRYSAGVGADNYGADVRGFYGSIRGFTPDTYLDGMRLPLTVTAQSYQLEPWGLERIDVIRGASSALYGSGNLGGLINGVSKVPRLDQVNQVQIQGGSFDRIQGAIDVGGKVNESGTLLWRLNALARDSGTGYDNIKNNRIFVAPSLSWQPDADTTVTLLASYQQDDGGSSAQFLPASGTVLYNPAVRIPRDFLNGDKNYDVYSKRQIGLGYLVEHRMSDAWTLRQSMRFTHIDLNYRSIYGAGLASGSSVMLNRVAARQQPTINTVTLDTQSETKFVTGPLGHDLLLGIDYRRNVLVTRTSNATGPQLNLLNPVYLPVTWPSLGASSAVGSTQVLSQVGIYAQDQLSLGNWRLILTGRQDFAQNDTLNTKTGVRTIIDDQDFTGRVALLYAAPFGVSPYVSYATSFLPLSGTNFYGQTYKPQTGDQVEVGVKYQPPGTSLLLTAALYDLRQRNVQTVDPANALNTVQTGEIRSRGIELEAVGEVLPRLNAIASFTYQEPEVTKTNVAAQLNKRPAAVPEHMASLWLDRSFAITEDISLGLGGGVRYTGNTAGDATNSFTVPSFVLFDMQVRLDRGNWRLQVNGTNLADKTYVAACSGITSCSYGVGRAVFASLGYRW from the coding sequence ATGCGCCTGGCGGCCCAGAGACGCCGTTTGGTTTCAGGACTGGCCGGCTGCGCCGCCGCGCTCGTCGCCCCACCCGCCTTTGCCGATCCGCTGGTCTTCGACCCCGTCAGTGTCGAGGGCACGCGCGAGACCGGCCGCGGCCCGGTCAGCGGCTACCAGGCCAACGTCGCCGCGACCGGCACCAAGACGGACACGCCGCTGCTGGAAACGCCACAGGCCATCAGCGTGATCACGCGCGACCGCATGGACGCGCAGAATGTCCGCAGCGTCACCGACGCGCTGCGCTACTCGGCCGGTGTCGGCGCCGACAATTACGGTGCCGACGTGCGTGGCTTCTACGGCTCGATCCGTGGCTTCACCCCCGACACCTATCTCGATGGCATGCGCCTGCCGCTGACGGTGACGGCGCAGAGCTACCAGCTCGAACCCTGGGGTCTGGAACGCATCGACGTGATCCGCGGCGCCAGCTCGGCGCTGTACGGCTCGGGCAATCTCGGTGGCCTCATCAACGGCGTCAGCAAGGTGCCGCGGCTGGATCAGGTCAACCAGGTGCAGATCCAGGGCGGGTCCTTCGATCGCATCCAGGGCGCCATCGATGTCGGCGGCAAGGTCAACGAAAGCGGCACGCTGCTGTGGCGGCTGAACGCGCTGGCCCGCGATTCCGGCACCGGCTACGACAACATCAAGAACAACCGCATCTTCGTTGCCCCCTCGCTGAGCTGGCAGCCGGACGCCGATACCACGGTGACGCTGCTGGCCAGCTACCAGCAGGACGACGGCGGCTCCTCCGCGCAGTTCCTGCCCGCCTCCGGCACCGTGCTGTACAACCCGGCCGTGCGGATCCCGCGCGACTTCCTCAACGGCGACAAGAATTACGACGTCTATTCCAAGCGGCAGATCGGCCTCGGCTATCTCGTCGAGCACCGCATGAGCGATGCCTGGACGCTGCGCCAGTCGATGCGCTTCACCCATATCGACCTCAATTACCGCAGCATCTACGGCGCCGGCCTGGCCAGCGGCAGTTCTGTGATGCTGAACCGCGTGGCGGCGCGCCAGCAGCCCACCATCAACACGGTGACGCTGGACACCCAGTCGGAAACGAAATTCGTCACCGGGCCGCTCGGGCACGACCTGCTGCTGGGCATCGACTACCGCCGCAACGTCCTGGTGACGCGCACCTCCAACGCCACCGGGCCGCAGCTTAATCTGCTGAACCCCGTCTACCTGCCGGTGACCTGGCCCTCGCTCGGGGCGAGCAGCGCCGTCGGCTCCACCCAGGTGCTGAGCCAGGTCGGGATCTACGCCCAGGACCAGCTCAGCCTGGGCAACTGGCGGCTGATCCTTACCGGGCGGCAGGACTTCGCCCAGAACGACACGCTGAACACCAAGACCGGCGTGCGCACCATCATCGACGACCAGGACTTCACCGGCCGCGTCGCGCTGCTCTACGCGGCGCCGTTCGGGGTCTCGCCCTATGTTTCCTACGCCACCTCGTTCCTGCCGCTGAGCGGCACGAATTTCTACGGCCAGACCTACAAGCCGCAGACCGGCGATCAGGTGGAGGTCGGGGTGAAATACCAGCCGCCCGGCACCAGCCTGCTGCTGACCGCGGCGCTGTACGACCTGCGCCAGCGCAACGTGCAGACGGTCGATCCGGCCAACGCGCTGAACACGGTGCAGACCGGCGAGATCCGCTCGCGCGGCATCGAGCTGGAAGCGGTGGGCGAGGTGCTGCCGCGGCTGAACGCCATCGCCTCCTTCACCTACCAGGAACCCGAAGTCACCAAAACCAATGTCGCCGCCCAGCTCAACAAGCGCCCGGCGGCGGTGCCGGAGCACATGGCCTCGCTCTGGCTGGACCGCAGCTTCGCGATCACCGAGGACATCAGCCTCGGCCTGGGCGGCGGCGTGCGCTACACCGGCAACACCGCGGGCGATGCCACCAACAGCTTCACCGTCCCCAGCTTCGTGCTGTTCGACATGCAGGTGCGGCTCGACCGCGGCAACTGGCGCCTGCAGGTGAACGGCACCAACCTTGCCGACAAGACCTATGTCGCGGCCTGCAGCGGCATCACCTCCTGCTCCTACGGAGTGGGACGCGCCGTGTTCGCAAGCCTCGGCTACCGGTGGTGA
- a CDS encoding LacI family DNA-binding transcriptional regulator, whose translation MDERSNGTRRRRKMQRVTMTEVAASAGVSPSTVSLYLRKPTLVSPSVGETIGRAIERLGYVPNLVAGGLAAAGSRVVSVIVPSVRNAFFADTVAALQETLAPSGLQVMLGHTDYGFDREETLVRTALSWAPAAIVIVGLEHGRGTRGLLMGAAAPVFEIWECGQHPIDTAVGFQHREVGRAAATHLLARGRRHLAFLGARMADDYRAQYRADGFARRVTEQGAPAPLVLDAPDGASVALGARLLGQALAERRRIDGIACSNDLIALGALFECQRRGIAVPQAIGIVGFGALEFTGSCVPPLTTIDPFGSRIGTMVGQRILARLQERSPSPPQPETIDTGFELVVRDST comes from the coding sequence ATGGACGAGAGGAGCAACGGGACGCGGCGGCGCCGCAAGATGCAGCGGGTGACGATGACGGAAGTCGCCGCCAGCGCCGGCGTCTCTCCCTCCACCGTGTCGCTTTATCTGCGCAAGCCGACGCTGGTCTCGCCCAGCGTCGGCGAGACCATCGGGCGGGCGATCGAACGGCTCGGCTACGTGCCGAACCTGGTCGCGGGCGGACTGGCCGCCGCCGGCTCGCGCGTGGTCAGCGTGATCGTTCCCTCGGTGCGCAACGCCTTCTTCGCCGATACCGTGGCGGCGTTGCAGGAAACGCTGGCCCCCTCGGGGCTGCAGGTCATGCTCGGCCACACCGATTACGGCTTCGACCGCGAGGAGACGCTGGTTCGCACCGCCCTGTCCTGGGCCCCGGCAGCCATCGTCATCGTCGGGCTGGAGCATGGGCGCGGCACCCGCGGCCTGCTGATGGGCGCCGCCGCGCCGGTGTTCGAGATCTGGGAATGCGGCCAGCACCCGATCGACACCGCCGTCGGTTTCCAGCACCGCGAGGTAGGCCGCGCCGCCGCCACCCACCTGCTCGCGCGCGGGCGGCGCCATCTGGCCTTCCTTGGTGCCCGGATGGCCGACGACTACCGCGCCCAGTACCGCGCCGACGGCTTCGCGCGCCGGGTGACGGAGCAGGGAGCGCCGGCCCCGCTGGTGCTCGATGCCCCGGACGGCGCCAGCGTGGCGCTCGGCGCCCGGCTGCTGGGCCAGGCCCTGGCAGAGCGGCGGCGGATCGACGGCATCGCCTGCTCCAACGACCTGATCGCGCTCGGCGCCCTGTTCGAATGCCAGCGCCGCGGCATCGCCGTGCCGCAGGCGATCGGCATCGTCGGCTTCGGCGCCCTGGAGTTCACCGGCTCCTGCGTGCCGCCGCTGACGACGATCGACCCGTTCGGCAGCCGCATCGGCACCATGGTCGGGCAACGCATCCTCGCCCGGCTGCAGGAACGCTCCCCCTCCCCACCGCAGCCCGAAACGATCGATACCGGCTTCGAGCTGGTGGTGCGCGACAGCACCTGA
- a CDS encoding sulfite exporter TauE/SafE family protein, producing the protein MDLLQVFLPDGSLLATSSLLTVVSLMFLYTFVGIVAGFGGALTTMPFITMLIPVKMAAPISVTVGTATALYAVVMDRKAVDWKSAITLIISSFVGVPFGLYVLKYAPDYYMKGGLGAFLVIYALYGLLAPKLPKFDRAWLPYPMGFLAGGLGAAFSTNGPPVVIYGVLRDLAPSAFRGTLNAFFAANNVAIVFGMVTGGIMTTNVLKIVILAVPVMVVGWLVGNFIHKRIPKERFQKLVYALLVLSGIMLLKGALGL; encoded by the coding sequence ATGGACCTCCTCCAGGTATTCCTGCCTGACGGATCGCTGCTGGCCACCTCGTCGCTGCTGACGGTGGTCAGCCTGATGTTCCTGTATACCTTCGTCGGCATCGTCGCGGGCTTCGGCGGCGCGCTGACCACCATGCCCTTCATCACCATGCTGATCCCGGTGAAGATGGCGGCGCCGATCAGCGTCACCGTCGGTACCGCGACCGCGCTCTATGCGGTGGTGATGGACCGCAAGGCGGTGGACTGGAAATCGGCGATCACGCTGATCATCTCCTCCTTCGTCGGCGTGCCCTTCGGCCTCTACGTGCTGAAATACGCGCCCGACTACTACATGAAGGGCGGGCTCGGTGCCTTCCTGGTGATCTATGCGCTGTACGGCCTGCTGGCGCCGAAGCTGCCGAAATTCGACCGCGCCTGGCTGCCCTACCCGATGGGCTTCCTCGCCGGCGGGCTCGGCGCCGCCTTCTCCACCAACGGGCCGCCGGTGGTGATCTACGGCGTGCTGCGCGACCTGGCTCCCTCGGCCTTCCGCGGCACGCTGAACGCCTTCTTCGCCGCCAACAACGTCGCCATCGTCTTCGGCATGGTGACCGGCGGCATCATGACCACGAACGTCCTCAAGATCGTCATCCTGGCGGTGCCGGTCATGGTGGTGGGCTGGCTGGTGGGCAACTTCATCCACAAGCGCATCCCCAAGGAACGGTTCCAGAAGCTGGTCTACGCATTGCTGGTGCTTTCGGGCATCATGCTGCTGAAGGGCGCGCTGGGGCTCTGA
- a CDS encoding SDR family NAD(P)-dependent oxidoreductase: MKTYESAIYRSLAGKVVFITGGGSGIGAAYVEAFATQGARVAFADFDETASRQLLAQDGLGEVDFQVCDVRDITMLRKAIASVEERFGRIDVLINNAARDDRHAIADVTPEYWDERHATNLRHQFFATQAVAPGMAQRGGGCIINMSSIGWLRGRPGLICYSTAKAAIYGMTRSLARELGDKGIRVNSLMPGAIRTARQDAMWASNPQGFEAANKEFLDLQMLKFRLDASDCARMALFLASDEARGCTGQNFIVDAGLSIL, translated from the coding sequence ATGAAAACCTACGAATCCGCCATCTACCGCTCGCTCGCGGGCAAGGTGGTGTTCATCACCGGCGGCGGCTCCGGCATCGGCGCTGCCTATGTGGAAGCCTTCGCCACCCAGGGCGCGCGGGTCGCCTTCGCCGATTTCGACGAAACCGCCTCTCGCCAGTTGCTGGCCCAGGACGGGCTGGGCGAGGTGGATTTCCAGGTCTGCGATGTGCGCGACATCACCATGCTGCGCAAGGCGATCGCCAGCGTCGAGGAGCGCTTCGGCCGCATCGACGTGCTGATCAACAACGCCGCCCGCGACGACCGCCACGCCATCGCCGACGTGACCCCGGAATACTGGGACGAGCGCCACGCCACCAACCTGCGCCACCAGTTCTTCGCCACCCAGGCGGTGGCGCCCGGCATGGCGCAGCGCGGCGGCGGCTGCATCATCAACATGAGCTCGATCGGCTGGCTGCGCGGCCGGCCGGGGCTGATCTGCTATTCCACCGCCAAGGCGGCGATCTACGGCATGACCCGCAGCCTCGCGCGCGAACTCGGCGACAAGGGCATCCGCGTCAACAGCCTCATGCCCGGCGCCATCCGCACCGCCCGCCAGGACGCGATGTGGGCGTCCAACCCGCAGGGCTTCGAGGCCGCCAACAAAGAGTTCCTCGACCTGCAGATGCTGAAGTTCCGGCTCGACGCATCCGACTGCGCGCGCATGGCGCTGTTCCTCGCCTCCGACGAGGCCCGCGGCTGCACCGGGCAGAATTTCATCGTGGACGCCGGGCTTTCCATCCTCTGA